One region of Brachybacterium saurashtrense genomic DNA includes:
- a CDS encoding DUF4011 domain-containing protein: MWSFLRGKKRSESSGEDVPPRDDALSALADERRQARSEAARRAAEEQAAARTDHRAGTGQQASFAEPAAQGSTEGETAAGAAARSGGYEVVLEPHSEEVGAGIAPEQGEDDLPATPREHRPLSREDRVADALDRWSQQITGGVHAPSFLTQIRAGGVVLDLTHSHPSGLAQLLAGRGPTRLSSLVREVGALADARAHARSIREIAERHAEEVGLTTCHLGIGEAIWYPEDGSAPVHAPVLVRPITLRLRGNAREDVDLEVDATADLNPVLLRALREAGVAVDARALLATTDGSHGFDPNPVLDAFRSLGQPLPGFRVVHALVVGNLMDAAGSVAEDLHADRTDWAASPLVAALAGDEEACTAVRGTAAEGEVPEVPEEELAAAVDPGHRAVLARVLAGQDLAVATPPGTTSLDLVIDLAEELNARGRSVLIVSQRRRNLSQLVRIAGSRGLEELVFDLSPDPSLQRNASAALLRSLRRAGSHGLGPDHAAPEELGASRDILVGHVEAMHRVQEPWDASAHDAISALAALTRLQPAPRTQVRLRADVAAQMIGEDRDRFADALREAAEVGVLTTGPETTAWYGAPISSDTQAARAAELVDELRDEVLPQLVRAGERSGGELGLTEPATLEQLQERIALLDRVRTLLSTFQGAVFAAPLADLVAATADKRWREERGVTMGFGLRRRLRKEAAALQRPAALSPDLHQDLVEARAVADRWRRAAVADGTAEPEGEDAGPGGTASSGASGTTRPSVPEELESIRRAAARAEKVLDELAVLLDGTATGADLARTDLGELAGRIDALHRDREDLETLPRRTELLRRLGFDGLGELVEDLRTRRVPQDQVAAELELAWWGSVLELIAGAEPTISQYDGTSLSQVAERFRRLDAEHLAGASARVHAAADETRVETMKTYPDTSRSAIAELARSSTVSIRDLAAKYEDILFAARPAWLASPYLVPQVIPRGSHFDVVIVADGGRLPTAAALPSIVRAAQTVVVGDPLEYGGDSAPSLLDDMLRIAPHVEVLRDPHPATEGLRGFAQRRALAGEVVAVPSPIAPERDRLVTVENGRGPVTEGMEYVESTEAELRRVTDLVIEHARTRPERSLAVLTFTAEHARRLMERIMNTVSVIPALREYFDPGAKEVFTVLPADQATAVVRDDILVSVGFGMTPHGRLLHRFGPLSEAGGRKALATVITRARGRTTVVSSIGVQDLDHARLRSDGARDLRAMLWVLQGGPDVPVLPHVAALTGSEEEIAPPQPAPRPAVPVPAGEAASGTAPAPGAARSATAPAHTPDPRAAADGAGGDGVSAEAGSATELSDEDLDAAIEAAMSRRAGDSADEPAAQHAASAAQDAVPAALDAEPGSQDAESAAQEDGAASPSAAEEPAEAGAGADGTAAPSEPAVAQEPAPAPRAPRALETDALVQDLADRLHRLGLLVERDFGLSADRIELALGHPDMPGRMLLAVDTDGSHYVDTPSQRERDRLRAERLEAAGWATERVWSWALFIDPDGEAERIRRAVDRALRLVQAEESSASPSGVGTIRHRLPRPQIPAGHPLSFYSSDDFDAVVEYICSDGRARLEEHLATEVRSFLGFEQRSVLLDVSVSSAIRRYQERQ, from the coding sequence ATGTGGAGTTTCCTGCGTGGGAAGAAGCGGTCGGAGTCCTCGGGCGAGGACGTCCCGCCCCGCGACGACGCCCTGTCGGCCCTGGCGGACGAGCGCCGGCAGGCACGGAGCGAGGCGGCGCGTCGCGCCGCCGAGGAGCAGGCCGCCGCCCGGACCGACCACCGGGCCGGGACCGGGCAGCAGGCCTCGTTCGCTGAGCCCGCGGCGCAGGGGAGCACCGAGGGCGAGACCGCCGCGGGGGCCGCCGCACGCAGCGGCGGCTACGAGGTGGTGCTGGAGCCGCACAGCGAGGAGGTGGGCGCCGGCATCGCCCCCGAGCAGGGGGAGGACGACCTCCCCGCCACCCCGCGCGAGCACCGCCCGCTCAGCCGCGAGGACCGCGTGGCCGACGCCCTGGACCGCTGGTCCCAGCAGATCACCGGCGGCGTCCACGCCCCGTCGTTCCTCACCCAGATCCGCGCCGGCGGCGTGGTGCTGGACCTCACCCACTCCCACCCCTCCGGCCTCGCCCAGCTGCTGGCGGGGCGCGGCCCCACGCGCCTGTCGTCCCTGGTGCGGGAGGTGGGCGCGCTCGCCGACGCCCGCGCCCATGCCCGCTCCATCCGCGAGATCGCCGAGCGGCACGCGGAGGAGGTGGGCCTGACCACCTGCCACCTCGGCATCGGCGAGGCGATCTGGTACCCGGAGGACGGCTCCGCCCCCGTCCACGCCCCCGTGCTGGTGCGGCCGATCACCCTGCGCCTGCGCGGCAACGCCCGCGAGGACGTGGACCTCGAGGTCGATGCCACCGCGGATCTGAACCCGGTGCTGCTGCGCGCCCTGCGCGAGGCCGGCGTCGCGGTGGACGCCCGCGCCCTGCTGGCCACCACCGACGGCTCCCACGGCTTCGACCCGAACCCTGTGCTGGACGCCTTCCGCTCGCTGGGGCAGCCGCTGCCCGGCTTCCGGGTGGTGCACGCCCTGGTGGTGGGCAACCTGATGGACGCCGCCGGCTCCGTCGCCGAGGACCTCCACGCCGACCGCACCGACTGGGCCGCCTCCCCGCTGGTCGCCGCGCTCGCCGGCGACGAGGAGGCGTGCACCGCGGTGCGCGGCACCGCGGCCGAGGGCGAGGTGCCCGAGGTGCCCGAGGAGGAGCTGGCCGCCGCCGTCGATCCCGGCCACCGGGCGGTGCTGGCCCGGGTGCTGGCGGGTCAGGACCTCGCCGTCGCCACCCCGCCGGGCACCACCAGCCTCGACCTCGTGATCGACCTCGCCGAGGAGCTCAACGCCCGCGGCCGCTCCGTGCTGATCGTCTCCCAGCGCCGGCGCAACCTGTCCCAGCTGGTGCGGATCGCGGGCTCGCGCGGTCTCGAGGAGCTGGTGTTCGACCTCTCCCCGGATCCGTCGCTGCAGCGCAACGCCTCCGCGGCCCTGCTGCGCAGTCTGCGCCGTGCCGGCTCCCACGGCCTGGGCCCGGACCACGCCGCCCCGGAGGAGCTCGGCGCCAGCCGCGACATCCTGGTGGGGCACGTCGAGGCGATGCACCGCGTGCAGGAGCCGTGGGACGCCTCCGCGCACGACGCGATCTCCGCGCTCGCCGCCCTCACCCGCCTGCAGCCGGCGCCGCGCACCCAGGTGCGGCTGCGGGCGGACGTCGCCGCGCAGATGATCGGCGAGGACCGCGACCGCTTCGCCGACGCGCTGCGCGAGGCGGCCGAGGTGGGCGTGCTCACCACCGGCCCGGAGACCACCGCCTGGTACGGGGCGCCGATCAGCTCCGACACCCAGGCCGCCCGCGCCGCCGAGCTGGTGGACGAGCTGCGCGACGAGGTGCTGCCGCAGCTGGTGCGCGCCGGGGAGCGCAGCGGCGGCGAGCTGGGCCTCACCGAGCCCGCCACCCTGGAGCAGCTGCAGGAGCGGATCGCGCTGCTGGACCGGGTGCGCACCCTGCTGTCCACCTTCCAGGGCGCCGTCTTCGCGGCGCCGCTGGCCGATCTCGTGGCCGCCACGGCGGACAAGCGCTGGCGCGAGGAGCGCGGCGTGACGATGGGCTTCGGGCTGCGCCGCCGCCTGCGCAAGGAGGCCGCCGCGCTGCAGCGCCCCGCCGCGCTCTCCCCGGATCTGCACCAGGACCTGGTGGAGGCGCGCGCGGTCGCCGACCGGTGGCGGCGCGCCGCCGTCGCCGACGGAACGGCCGAGCCCGAGGGCGAGGACGCCGGCCCCGGCGGCACCGCCTCCTCCGGGGCGTCCGGCACGACGAGGCCCTCCGTGCCGGAGGAGCTCGAGTCGATCCGCCGCGCCGCCGCACGGGCCGAGAAGGTGCTCGACGAGCTCGCGGTGCTGCTGGACGGCACCGCCACCGGTGCGGACCTCGCCCGCACGGACCTGGGCGAGCTCGCAGGCCGCATCGACGCCCTCCACCGGGACCGCGAGGACCTCGAGACCCTCCCGCGCCGCACCGAGCTGCTGCGCCGCCTGGGCTTCGACGGCCTCGGCGAACTGGTGGAGGATCTCCGCACCCGGCGGGTCCCCCAGGACCAGGTGGCCGCGGAGCTGGAGCTGGCCTGGTGGGGCAGCGTGCTGGAGCTGATCGCCGGCGCGGAGCCCACCATCTCGCAGTACGACGGCACCTCCCTCTCCCAGGTCGCCGAGCGGTTCCGCCGCCTGGACGCCGAGCATCTCGCCGGGGCCTCCGCCCGCGTGCACGCCGCGGCCGACGAGACCCGGGTGGAGACCATGAAGACCTACCCGGACACCTCCCGCTCCGCGATCGCGGAGCTGGCCCGCTCCTCCACCGTCTCCATCCGGGACCTCGCCGCGAAGTACGAGGACATCCTGTTCGCGGCGCGTCCCGCCTGGCTCGCCTCCCCGTACCTGGTGCCGCAGGTGATCCCGCGCGGCAGCCACTTCGACGTGGTGATCGTGGCCGACGGCGGGCGCCTGCCCACCGCCGCCGCGCTGCCCTCGATCGTGCGCGCCGCGCAGACGGTGGTGGTGGGGGACCCGCTCGAGTACGGCGGCGACTCCGCCCCCAGCCTGCTGGACGACATGCTGCGGATCGCCCCGCATGTGGAGGTCCTGCGCGACCCGCACCCCGCCACCGAGGGGCTGCGCGGCTTCGCGCAGCGCCGCGCCCTCGCCGGCGAGGTGGTCGCGGTGCCCAGCCCGATCGCCCCGGAGCGGGACCGCCTGGTCACCGTGGAGAACGGTCGCGGCCCGGTCACCGAGGGCATGGAGTACGTGGAGAGCACCGAGGCGGAGCTGCGCCGGGTCACCGATCTGGTGATCGAGCACGCCCGGACCCGGCCCGAGCGCTCGCTGGCGGTGCTCACCTTCACCGCGGAGCACGCCCGGCGCCTCATGGAGCGCATCATGAACACCGTCTCGGTGATCCCGGCGCTGCGGGAGTACTTCGACCCGGGCGCCAAGGAGGTGTTCACGGTGCTGCCGGCGGATCAGGCCACCGCCGTGGTGCGGGACGACATCCTCGTCTCGGTGGGCTTCGGGATGACCCCGCACGGCCGCCTCCTGCACCGCTTCGGCCCGCTCTCCGAGGCGGGCGGCCGCAAGGCCCTGGCCACCGTGATCACCCGGGCCCGGGGCCGCACCACGGTGGTCTCCTCGATCGGGGTGCAGGATCTCGACCACGCCCGGCTCCGCTCCGACGGCGCCCGGGACCTGCGCGCCATGCTGTGGGTGCTGCAGGGCGGCCCGGACGTGCCGGTGCTCCCGCACGTCGCGGCGCTCACCGGCAGCGAGGAGGAGATCGCCCCGCCGCAGCCCGCGCCCCGGCCCGCCGTCCCCGTCCCCGCGGGGGAGGCCGCCTCCGGCACCGCGCCCGCCCCCGGCGCCGCACGTTCCGCGACCGCGCCCGCTCACACGCCCGACCCCCGCGCCGCGGCCGACGGCGCGGGCGGCGACGGAGTGTCCGCCGAGGCCGGCTCCGCGACGGAGCTCTCCGACGAGGACCTCGACGCCGCGATCGAGGCCGCGATGTCCCGCCGCGCCGGCGACTCCGCCGACGAGCCGGCGGCGCAGCACGCCGCCAGCGCGGCGCAGGACGCCGTGCCCGCCGCGCTGGACGCAGAGCCGGGATCGCAGGATGCAGAGTCCGCGGCGCAGGAGGACGGTGCGGCGTCGCCGTCGGCCGCCGAGGAGCCCGCGGAGGCAGGAGCCGGCGCCGACGGGACCGCGGCCCCGTCCGAGCCCGCGGTCGCCCAGGAGCCCGCCCCGGCGCCGCGCGCCCCCCGCGCCCTGGAGACCGACGCCCTGGTGCAGGACCTCGCGGATCGCCTGCACCGCCTGGGCCTGCTGGTGGAGCGCGACTTCGGGCTCTCCGCCGACAGGATCGAGCTGGCTCTCGGCCACCCGGACATGCCCGGGCGGATGTTGCTCGCGGTGGACACCGACGGCTCCCACTACGTGGACACCCCCAGCCAGCGCGAGCGCGACCGGCTGCGGGCCGAGCGGCTCGAGGCGGCCGGCTGGGCGACCGAGCGGGTGTGGTCGTGGGCGCTGTTCATCGATCCGGACGGCGAGGCCGAGCGGATCCGCCGCGCCGTGGACCGGGCGCTGCGCCTGGTGCAGGCGGAGGAGAGCTCCGCCTCGCCCTCGGGCGTGGGCACCATCCGCCACCGCCTGCCGCGGCCCCAGATCCCTGCCGGGCACCCGCTGTCCTTCTACTCCAGCGACGACTTCGACGCGGTGGTCGAGTACATCTGCTCCGACGGCCGGGCCCGGCTCGAGGAGCACCTCGCCACCGAGGTGCGCAGCTTCCTGGGCTTCGAGCAGCGCTCCGTGCTGCTGGACGTCTCCGTCTCCAGCGCGATCCGCCGCTACCAGGAACGGCAGTGA
- a CDS encoding DeoR/GlpR family DNA-binding transcription regulator, producing the protein MTPRTAAHDSTPSSPPNDRTARWDHVLTLLASTKRLSVSEVAAELGVSESTVRRDFVEMERAQLARRTHGGIVAVDVAYSLATVPRRADVDSVQRERVADAAAAMVEPGQIIGFNGGRTTTATARRAVARPDIDARDGMPGLTVVCAALNIATEAVLRPSVRTVVLGGVAEPYSFELTGPLATATMRDLWLDTMFVGTVGLDLGAGLTCNSDAEAGVTRIMIGHSRRVVGLATADKIGHRALAGICPVSVLTDLVIAGDVPEDLRAHLQEASVRLHEV; encoded by the coding sequence GTGACACCGCGCACCGCAGCTCACGACTCGACCCCGTCGTCCCCGCCCAACGACCGCACCGCGCGCTGGGACCACGTGCTCACCCTGCTCGCCTCCACCAAGCGGCTCAGCGTCTCCGAGGTGGCCGCGGAGCTGGGCGTGAGCGAGTCCACCGTGCGCCGCGACTTCGTGGAGATGGAGCGGGCCCAGCTGGCCCGCCGCACCCACGGCGGGATCGTCGCGGTGGACGTCGCCTACTCGCTGGCGACCGTGCCGCGCCGGGCCGACGTGGACTCCGTGCAGCGCGAGCGCGTGGCGGACGCCGCCGCGGCGATGGTGGAGCCGGGGCAGATCATCGGCTTCAACGGCGGGCGCACCACCACCGCCACCGCCCGTCGGGCCGTGGCCCGCCCGGACATCGACGCCCGCGACGGGATGCCGGGCCTCACCGTGGTGTGCGCGGCGCTGAACATCGCCACCGAAGCCGTGCTGCGCCCCTCGGTGCGCACCGTGGTGCTCGGCGGCGTCGCCGAGCCGTACTCCTTCGAGCTGACCGGCCCTCTCGCCACCGCCACCATGCGCGACCTGTGGCTGGACACGATGTTCGTGGGCACCGTGGGCCTGGACCTGGGGGCGGGGCTCACCTGCAACTCCGATGCCGAGGCGGGGGTCACCCGGATCATGATCGGGCACTCCCGGCGCGTGGTGGGCCTGGCCACGGCGGACAAGATCGGTCATCGGGCCCTGGCCGGGATCTGCCCGGTCTCCGTGCTCACCGACCTCGTCATCGCCGGGGACGTCCCCGAGGATCTGCGCGCCCATCTGCAGGAGGCCTCGGTGCGGCTGCACGAGGTGTGA
- a CDS encoding copper resistance CopC family protein, whose protein sequence is MFDRPALRPAALLALCGALLLALALALPAPAQAHDSLLSTDPEDGATLETSPEELTFTFSGELLDVSPLVRITDESGEELAEITPTIDGAVATAALPEPLPAGTHTVQWRVVSGDGHPIEGTVTLTVEQGAQSAEPGGDDSSAASEDEASSEPSAQSSDEPAETTADGATAEEDSESSAGQTGLGVGTLVIVLAVVVLGAGGAAFAILRRRD, encoded by the coding sequence ATGTTCGATCGCCCCGCCCTCCGCCCCGCCGCGCTGCTCGCCCTGTGCGGCGCGCTGCTGCTCGCCCTCGCCCTCGCGTTGCCCGCCCCCGCGCAGGCGCACGACAGCCTGCTGAGCACCGACCCGGAGGACGGTGCCACCCTGGAGACCTCCCCGGAGGAGCTCACCTTCACCTTCTCCGGCGAGCTGCTGGACGTGAGCCCGCTGGTGCGGATCACGGACGAGTCCGGCGAGGAGCTCGCCGAGATCACCCCCACGATCGACGGCGCCGTCGCCACCGCCGCCCTGCCCGAGCCGCTGCCGGCCGGCACCCACACCGTGCAGTGGCGCGTGGTCTCCGGGGACGGCCACCCCATCGAGGGCACCGTCACCCTCACCGTCGAGCAGGGCGCGCAGAGCGCCGAGCCCGGCGGCGACGACAGCAGCGCCGCGTCGGAGGACGAGGCGAGCTCCGAGCCCTCCGCGCAGAGCTCCGACGAGCCCGCCGAGACCACCGCGGACGGGGCCACCGCGGAGGAGGACTCGGAGTCCTCCGCGGGGCAGACCGGCCTGGGGGTCGGCACGCTCGTGATCGTCCTCGCCGTGGTGGTGCTCGGCGCGGGCGGCGCGGCCTTCGCGATCCTGCGCCGCCGCGACTGA
- a CDS encoding nitrilase-related carbon-nitrogen hydrolase, with the protein MSPHPQERTATVAAVILAGGAASRLGGTDKTRLPIAGASVLERVLRAAPVGRRIVVGPGGADGADLAERHGARFVLEDPPRSGPLAALARGVAEVSEAPDETTVLVLGGDMPLLRPETLRGLAARSAEASRVVALEAADGHLQFLGAAWPLGRLRAALAAIEHPDGGWADLPLRRLYGELAGDELLSVPETGAEAADIDTPDALDQVRRAAGPRIALAQIEVPTDHEEMVEVVRGAVAEAAEEGAHLVLLPEATLTPFGTSLRRAAEAHHEQFAHLLQELAEQHGLVVVAGSFAPTEDGRVNNTVLVRGPGWDPHLEYRKIHLFDAFGTDESRTVAPGDELVTFDLAGTRFGIATCYDVRFPEQFTALARRGAQAILVPLAWKDGPGKHAQLQLLLRARALDATAVVLAADQAPPPGYTGPDPRGIGRSAAVGPLGALREELGREPGLLLVDLDLAEVEAARAALPVLRHHVPLPDGG; encoded by the coding sequence ATGTCCCCGCATCCGCAGGAGAGAACAGCCACCGTCGCCGCCGTGATCCTGGCCGGGGGCGCGGCCTCGCGGCTGGGCGGCACCGACAAGACCCGCCTGCCGATCGCCGGCGCGAGCGTGCTGGAACGCGTGCTGCGGGCCGCGCCCGTCGGCCGGCGCATCGTGGTGGGCCCCGGCGGGGCCGACGGCGCGGACCTCGCCGAGCGCCACGGCGCCCGCTTCGTGCTCGAGGACCCGCCGCGCTCCGGGCCGCTGGCCGCGCTCGCCCGCGGCGTCGCCGAGGTCTCCGAGGCGCCGGACGAGACCACCGTGCTGGTGCTGGGCGGGGACATGCCCCTGCTGCGCCCCGAGACGCTGCGCGGCCTCGCCGCCCGCAGCGCCGAGGCCTCGCGCGTGGTCGCCCTCGAAGCGGCCGACGGCCACCTCCAGTTCCTCGGCGCCGCCTGGCCGCTGGGCCGGCTGCGCGCCGCGCTCGCCGCGATCGAGCACCCCGACGGCGGCTGGGCGGACCTCCCGCTGCGCCGCCTCTACGGCGAGCTGGCCGGCGACGAGCTGCTGAGCGTGCCCGAGACCGGGGCGGAGGCCGCGGACATCGACACCCCCGACGCACTGGACCAGGTGCGCCGCGCCGCCGGCCCCCGCATCGCCCTCGCCCAGATCGAGGTGCCCACCGATCACGAGGAGATGGTGGAGGTGGTGCGCGGCGCCGTCGCCGAGGCCGCGGAGGAGGGCGCGCACCTGGTGCTGCTGCCCGAGGCGACCCTCACCCCCTTCGGCACCTCGCTGCGCCGCGCCGCCGAGGCGCATCACGAGCAGTTCGCCCACCTGCTCCAGGAGCTCGCCGAGCAGCACGGGCTGGTGGTGGTCGCCGGCTCCTTCGCCCCCACCGAGGACGGCCGGGTTAACAACACGGTGCTGGTGCGCGGCCCGGGCTGGGACCCCCACCTCGAGTACCGCAAGATCCATCTGTTCGACGCCTTCGGCACCGACGAGTCCCGCACCGTCGCCCCCGGCGACGAGCTGGTCACCTTCGACCTCGCCGGCACCCGATTCGGGATCGCCACCTGCTACGACGTGCGCTTCCCCGAGCAGTTCACCGCCCTCGCCCGGCGCGGGGCGCAGGCGATCCTGGTGCCGCTGGCCTGGAAGGACGGCCCGGGCAAGCACGCGCAGCTGCAGCTGCTGCTGCGCGCCCGCGCCCTGGACGCCACCGCGGTGGTGCTCGCCGCCGATCAGGCGCCGCCGCCGGGGTACACCGGCCCGGACCCTCGCGGCATCGGCCGCAGCGCCGCCGTCGGCCCGCTCGGCGCGCTCCGCGAGGAGCTGGGGCGGGAGCCCGGGCTGCTGCTGGTGGATCTGGACCTCGCCGAGGTGGAGGCGGCCCGGGCCGCGCTGCCCGTGCTGCGCCACCACGTGCCGCTGCCGGACGGAGGGTGA
- a CDS encoding tyrosine-type recombinase/integrase, with product MSVDKLPSGRFRARVKRGREVVSTKSFDRKKDALAWEAAERVRLAGGFDPRLGKTTTVAAAVTEFLADREGRVAASTVATDRRFLLALPVSIERSPVGELTHAEIERYAHRLRVSAGTKKRAVISLSAFFGWAVKRGYRIDNPARGVQVAGEVPLHAATMATWDEVEQITGKITNPGYQLYVRLMAYTGLRPGEMRALRVGDISGGRLRVLRSHPEGHVEKDVKNHQARFVPVAGAVRADLERHIENRPPRDRVFTAPGGGLIASRNLRRDVHWSKIAPELRLYDLRHVAVSEWVRAGVPLATVRTWAGHSSLAVTSRYTHVAGSEDAAALELVNGRAGVTRGSREPTPSEEDAR from the coding sequence GTGAGCGTCGACAAACTCCCCTCGGGCCGGTTCCGCGCCCGGGTGAAGCGCGGTCGCGAGGTCGTTTCCACGAAATCCTTCGACCGGAAGAAGGATGCCCTGGCGTGGGAGGCTGCTGAACGAGTGCGCCTTGCAGGCGGCTTCGACCCACGGCTCGGGAAGACGACCACGGTCGCGGCGGCGGTCACCGAGTTCTTGGCCGACAGAGAGGGGCGGGTCGCGGCTTCGACGGTAGCGACGGATCGCCGCTTCCTCCTGGCCTTGCCGGTGAGCATCGAGCGATCCCCGGTCGGGGAGCTGACCCATGCGGAGATCGAGCGGTACGCCCATCGGCTGCGCGTCTCGGCAGGAACGAAGAAGCGCGCGGTCATCTCGCTGTCCGCCTTCTTCGGGTGGGCGGTCAAGCGCGGGTACCGGATCGACAATCCCGCACGGGGCGTCCAGGTGGCCGGAGAGGTCCCTCTGCATGCCGCGACGATGGCTACCTGGGATGAAGTGGAGCAGATCACCGGGAAGATCACGAACCCGGGATACCAGCTCTATGTGCGGCTCATGGCGTACACCGGACTGCGGCCAGGAGAGATGCGCGCCCTGCGAGTCGGTGACATCTCCGGGGGCCGGCTGCGCGTGCTGCGCTCCCATCCCGAGGGGCATGTGGAGAAGGACGTCAAGAACCACCAGGCACGATTCGTGCCCGTGGCAGGTGCCGTCCGCGCAGACCTCGAACGGCATATCGAGAATCGTCCACCCCGTGACCGGGTGTTCACCGCGCCCGGGGGAGGGCTGATCGCCTCCCGGAACCTGCGCCGTGATGTGCACTGGTCGAAGATCGCACCGGAGCTGCGGCTGTACGATCTGCGCCACGTGGCCGTGTCCGAATGGGTGCGCGCCGGAGTGCCGCTCGCCACCGTGAGGACCTGGGCCGGGCACTCCTCGCTCGCGGTCACATCGCGCTACACCCACGTGGCCGGAAGCGAAGATGCGGCGGCGCTGGAGCTGGTGAACGGCCGGGCGGGTGTCACGCGGGGGTCACGGGAGCCCACGCCGTCGGAAGAAGATGCAAGATGA
- a CDS encoding helix-turn-helix transcriptional regulator, whose amino-acid sequence MVGAVMNEYMTSAEVARLLRVDKSTVCRWRLAGTGPRVTWLSPSLPRYARRDVEEWLRGVAA is encoded by the coding sequence ATGGTGGGAGCGGTGATGAACGAGTACATGACGAGCGCTGAGGTTGCTCGTCTGCTGCGGGTGGACAAGTCGACGGTGTGCCGGTGGAGGCTGGCAGGGACAGGCCCTCGGGTGACCTGGCTTTCCCCCTCTCTCCCTCGCTACGCCCGTCGCGATGTCGAGGAATGGCTGCGCGGGGTGGCGGCGTGA
- a CDS encoding replication initiator → MIASALRARVADPARVRSEAGREELVAGYVSARLPGAGVLPDLDLSTLTDAAQEAAQSRIGAGSWSAWTDAARRVQWCSHPVRLRGSSVTVDTATGAVENFSSSNSGGDVRVPCGNRRADRCPACSRVYARDTFELIRTGLLGGKQVPEAVADNPLVFATLTAPSFGHVHGVRNGGQCRPRQDTETCPHGQVLSCHKIHHDGDDQVGSPLCWECYDWASAVVWQWHAPELWRRATIALRRALAGHLGVTGTGLRKIATVQYAKVAEFQARGLVHFHALIRLDGPDGPGSPAPADGLTLARLVEQAARGVQVEASPVDGTDVPRVLRFGVQLDARTVRTGRPGDLLDDVRCSDELHAGQVAGYLAKYATKSTSESGVPRPHHQRMAHECIDLSKRAMTSNPESPYFLLGKWARMLGFRGHFSTKSRAYSVTLGRLRAARRRFARLKAESERTGEPLDVANLEARLLADDDTTLVVSSSWEFVGSGWGSEGEKELADAAAARAREYAQYVAREVNEDR, encoded by the coding sequence GTGATCGCGTCGGCACTGCGGGCGCGGGTGGCTGATCCTGCCCGCGTCCGCTCGGAGGCGGGGCGTGAGGAGCTGGTCGCCGGATACGTCTCCGCACGGTTGCCGGGAGCGGGAGTCCTGCCGGACCTCGACCTCTCGACACTGACTGATGCGGCCCAGGAGGCGGCGCAGTCTCGGATCGGCGCGGGGTCGTGGTCAGCGTGGACCGATGCCGCGCGGCGCGTGCAGTGGTGCTCTCACCCGGTGCGGCTGCGGGGTTCATCGGTCACGGTGGATACGGCCACCGGAGCGGTCGAGAACTTCTCGTCCTCGAACTCGGGCGGCGACGTGCGCGTTCCCTGCGGGAATCGGCGGGCAGATCGGTGCCCAGCCTGCTCGCGCGTCTATGCCCGCGACACCTTCGAGCTGATCCGCACCGGCCTGCTCGGTGGGAAGCAAGTACCGGAAGCCGTGGCCGATAACCCCCTGGTGTTCGCGACGCTCACGGCGCCCTCGTTCGGGCACGTCCACGGGGTGCGCAACGGTGGTCAGTGCCGACCTCGGCAGGATACGGAGACCTGCCCTCACGGTCAGGTGCTCAGCTGCCACAAGATCCATCACGACGGCGACGACCAGGTGGGTTCTCCCCTCTGCTGGGAGTGCTACGACTGGGCCTCGGCTGTGGTGTGGCAGTGGCACGCGCCGGAGCTGTGGCGGCGCGCCACGATCGCCCTCCGGCGTGCGCTTGCCGGGCATCTCGGCGTGACCGGCACGGGACTGCGGAAGATCGCCACGGTGCAGTACGCGAAGGTGGCGGAGTTCCAGGCACGCGGACTCGTGCACTTCCACGCGCTCATCCGGCTGGACGGCCCCGATGGGCCCGGCTCCCCGGCCCCCGCCGACGGCCTGACGCTGGCAAGACTGGTGGAGCAGGCAGCGCGAGGCGTGCAGGTAGAGGCATCTCCGGTCGATGGTACGGACGTGCCGCGCGTGCTGCGCTTCGGTGTGCAGCTCGATGCGCGGACCGTGCGCACTGGACGACCGGGGGACCTCCTTGACGACGTGCGGTGCAGCGACGAACTCCACGCCGGGCAGGTGGCCGGATACCTGGCGAAGTACGCGACGAAATCCACCAGCGAGAGCGGTGTCCCTCGCCCGCACCACCAGCGGATGGCACACGAGTGCATCGACCTTTCGAAGCGCGCGATGACCTCCAACCCGGAGTCTCCGTACTTCCTGCTGGGGAAGTGGGCGCGGATGCTCGGGTTCCGGGGACATTTCTCCACGAAGTCTCGCGCCTACTCGGTGACCCTCGGTCGGTTGCGAGCGGCCAGACGACGGTTCGCGCGACTCAAGGCGGAATCGGAGCGGACCGGCGAACCGCTCGACGTGGCGAACCTGGAAGCACGACTGCTGGCCGACGACGACACGACGTTGGTGGTGTCGTCTTCCTGGGAGTTCGTCGGGAGCGGCTGGGGGAGTGAGGGCGAGAAGGAGCTCGCCGATGCTGCTGCCGCGCGAGCTCGGGAGTACGCCCAATACGTCGCACGAGAGGTCAACGAGGATCGCTGA